In Pseudomonadales bacterium, the genomic stretch TAAGGGTGTAGAACCTAATAAAGACTCGCCTTTCTTCTCATCAGAGTCGCCAACAACTCGGCCTTGGAACAGACGTGTTGAAGTCGCGATAACGGTATCACCAGGCTCAGCTTTTTCTTGGTTACCCATGCAGAGGTTACAGCCTGGGCGCTCAAGATAAAGAATATTGTCATACTTAGTACGTGCCGCACCTTTAGGGTTGTCATCATCAAATACAAAGCCTGAGTACTTCTCGAGGATGGCCCAGTCACCTTCAGCTTTAAGCTCGTCAACGATGTTGTAGGTGGGTGGTGCAACAACCAATGGCGCTTTAAATTCTACCTTGCCTTGTTGCTCTTCAATATTACGCAGCATTTGCGCGATGATTTGCATATCGCCTTTATGCACCATACAAGAACCAACAAAGCCTAGGTCAACTGGCTTGTCGTTGTAGTATGAAACAGGGCGAATCACATCATGCGTATAACGCTTAGATACATCGTCGTTGTTGACATCTGGGTCGGCAATCATTGGCTGGTCGATAGCGTCTAGGTCAACCACGACTTCTGCGTAGTATTTCGCATTATTGTCAGGCTTAAGTGCTGGTACATCGCCCGACTGAATTTCAGCAATACGCTTGTCTGCAAGCTTGATAAGACCAGCTAGGGTTTGCGCAGCGTTATCCATACCTTTTTCGATCATGATTTGGATACGGCTTTTGGCAATTTCTAATGACTCGATTAAAGTATCGTTTTCAGAAATACAGATAGAAGCCTTGGCTTTCATCTCTGCCGTCCAATCGGTAAAGGTGAAGGCTTGGTCAGCTAATAAGGTGCCGATGTGTACTTCGATAACACGGCCTTGGAAGACATTATCGCCACCGAACTCTTCCAGCATTTGCATCTGGGTTGCATGCACGATGTCACGGAAGTCCATATAAGGCTTCATTTCGCCTTTAAAAGTAACTTTAACCGACTCTGGGATCGGCATAGTTGCTTCACCGGTGGCCAGCGCTAGTGCAACCGTGCCTGAGTCAGCACCGAAAGCCACACCTTTCGACATACGCGTATGTGAGTCACCGCCAATGATGATGGCGCGATCATCCACAGTAATATCGTTAAGTACCTTATGAATAACGTCGGTCATTGGGTGATAAACACCTTTTGGATCACGCGCTGTGATCAGGCCGAAGTCATTCATGAACTGCATTAAGCGCGGGATATTGGTTTGTGCTTTTGAATCCCAAACCGATGCCGTGTGACAGCCT encodes the following:
- a CDS encoding bifunctional aconitate hydratase 2/2-methylisocitrate dehydratase — translated: GGIGLDLKNWVKKVDADGNTVVDANGDAVLEEAYSVETGTVLTINTKEKKLYSGDELVADVADAFTPQKVEFMKAGGSYAIVFGKKLQNFAAAALGIEAPQVFAPAKEIAHQGQGLTAVEKIFNRNAVGVSTSENLHAGSDVRVKVNIVGSQDTTGLMTSQELESMAATVISPSVDGAYQSGCHTASVWDSKAQTNIPRLMQFMNDFGLITARDPKGVYHPMTDVIHKVLNDITVDDRAIIIGGDSHTRMSKGVAFGADSGTVALALATGEATMPIPESVKVTFKGEMKPYMDFRDIVHATQMQMLEEFGGDNVFQGRVIEVHIGTLLADQAFTFTDWTAEMKAKASICISENDTLIESLEIAKSRIQIMIEKGMDNAAQTLAGLIKLADKRIAEIQSGDVPALKPDNNAKYYAEVVVDLDAIDQPMIADPDVNNDDVSKRYTHDVIRPVSYYNDKPVDLGFVGSCMVHKGDMQIIAQMLRNIEEQQGKVEFKAPLVVAPPTYNIVDELKAEGDWAILEKYSGFVFDDDNPKGAARTKYDNILYLERPGCNLCMGNQEKAEPGDTVIATSTRLFQGRVVGDSDEKKGESLLGSTPLVVLSTILGRFPTMDEYQAAVKGINLTDFRPPSEALSTAPSAEPIRIVG